One Megalops cyprinoides isolate fMegCyp1 chromosome 17, fMegCyp1.pri, whole genome shotgun sequence DNA window includes the following coding sequences:
- the opn8b gene encoding opsin 8, group member b has protein sequence MDNRFSSKLSPAMDYGAGAFLLVIAVLSMVGNVLVLVTAFKRFNHMKPPELLSVNLAFTDLGAAVTMYPLAIASAWNHGWLGGEASCIYYGLMGFFFGVASISTLTIMAVVRFIVSLSLQSPKEKISKRNMQVLVLCSWLYALLWALFPVLGWGKYGPEPFGTACSIAWGEITQSSVFIISMFSMNLVIPAIIIIVCYFGLALKLRIAYKSLNNSNQIPNVIRMQKKLVTIAVLISVGFIGSWTPYAIVSLWSIFHTSESISPEVSILPCFFAKTSTVYNPLIYYLFSKNFKREVRELRWLCGRSNVPGETKQDNITDNHIYAMCHRSRVKTVAGDQSERKTTEMETKPNLMECQ, from the exons ATGGATAATCGCTTTTCATCTAAATTGTCACCTGCTATGGATTACGGAGCCGGTGCTTTTCTTCTAGTTATAG CTGTGCTGTCCATGGTGGGGAACGTGCTGGTGCTCGTCACAGCGTTCAAGAGGTTCAACCACATGAAGCCCCCGGAGCTCCTGAGCGTGAACCTGGCCTTCACTGATCTGGGAGCGGCCGTGACCATGTACCCGCTGGCCATCGCCTCGGCCTGGAACCATGGCTGGCTCGGGGGAGAGGCCTCCTGCATTTACTACGGCCTGATGGGCTTCTTCTTCGGGGTCGCCAGCATCTCCACTCTGACCATCATGGCGGTGGTGCGCTTCATCGTGTCCTTAAGCCTGCAGTCTCCCA AGGAGAAGATCAGCAAGAGGAACATGCAGGTGCTGGTGCTGTGCTCGTGGCTGTATGCCCTGCTGTGGGCGCTGTTCCCCGTGCTGGGCTGGGGGAAGTACGGGCCCGAGCCGTTCGGGACGGCCTGTAGCATAGCCTGGGGCGAGATCACGCAAAGCTCCGTCTTCATCATCAGCATGTTCTCCATGAACCTGGTCATACcggccatcatcatcatcgtgtGCTACTTCGGGCTGGCGCTGAAGCTCCGCATCGCCTACAAGTCCCTCAACAACAGTAACCAAATCCCCAACGTAATACGGATGCAGAAGAAATTAGTCACA ATCGCGGTTCTCATTAGCGTCGGCTTCATCGGCAGCTGGACGCCGTACGCCATCGTTAGCCTCTGGTCCATTTTTCACACCAGCGAGTCCATTTCCCCAGAAGTGAGCATTCTCCCCTGTTTCTTCGCCAAGACGTCAACGGTCTACAACCCGCTGATCTACTACCTGTTCAGCAAGAACTTCAAGAGGGAAGTGAGAGAACTGAGGTGGCTCTGCGGGAGATCTAATGTGCCTGGCGAGACAAAGCAAGACAATATCACGGACAACCACATCTACGCCATGTGCCACAGGAGCAGGGTAAAAACGGTAGCTGGGGACCAATCCGAGAGGAAGACGACAGAAATGGAGACCAAGCCGAACTTAATGGAATGCCAGTGA
- the opn8a gene encoding opsin 8, group member a: MEDKYTSKLSPATDYSAGMFLVVIAVLSIFGNAAVLATAAKRLTLLKAPELLTVNLALTDIGMALSMYPLSIASAFNHTWVGGDPACVYYGLMGSLFSVASIMTLTVLGMVRYLITGTQHRSGNKFQKKTIMVMITFIWLYAVLWAALPVLGWGYYGPEPFGLACSVDWAGYQHSLNGSTFILAISITCTFMPCLAIIFSYSGIAWKLHKAYQAIENNQNLPKSGSLERRFTLMAVLISSGFIVSWTPYVAVSFWTMFHPKGKDSIAPIVSLLPCLFAKCSTAYNPFIYYIFRRSFRREIGQIKCCCALWMRLHAAENSLASKSPDSQTLRGATRDSNPGQAADSQTLRVATRDGNPGQAADSQTLRGATRDGNPARACSTAVKRLTDGETMSSC, translated from the exons atggaagatAAATACACATCAAAATTATCTCCTGCCACAGACTACAGCGCAGGAATGTTTCTGGTGGTAATCG CGGTCCTGTCCATTTTTGGAAATGCTGCTGTCCTCGCCACCGCTGCCAAGCGCCTGACCCTCCTCAAAGCCCCGGAGCTCCTCACGGTCAACCTGGCCCTGACCGACATCGGCATGGCCCTGAGCATGTACCCGCTCTCCATCGCCTCTGCCTTCAACCACACCTGGGTCGGCGGGGACCCGGCCTGCGTCTACTATGGCCTGATGGGGTCGCTCTTCAGCGTGGCCAGCATCATGACCCTGACCGTCCTGGGCATGGTCAGGTACCTCATTACAGGGACCCAGCATCGCTCAG GTAACAAATTCCAGAAGAAGACCATTATGGTGATGATCACGTTCATCTGGCTGTACGCGGTGCTGTGGGCTGCGCTTCCGGTTCTGGGATGGGGATACTACGGTCCAGAGCCGTTCGGTCTGGCCTGCTCCGTGGACTGGGCAGGGTATCAGCACTCTCTCAACGGGTCCACCTTCATTTTGGCCATATCCATCACCTGCACGTTTATGCCCTGCCTGGCGATCATCTTCTCCTACTCCGGCATCGCGTGGAAACTCCACAAAGCTTACCAAGCCATCGAGAACAACCAAAACCTTCCTAAATCTGGGAGTCTAGAGAGGAGGTTCACATTG atGGCCGTGCTGATCAGCTCTGGTTTCATCGTGTCCTGGACGCCGTACGTCGCTGTCAGCTTCTGGACCATGTTCCACCCCAAAGGCAAGGACAGCATAGCCCCCATCGTGAGCCTGCTACCCTGCCTGTTTGCCAAATGCTCCACTGCGTACAACCCCTTCATCTATTACATCTTCAGAAGGTCCTTCCGCAGGGAAATCGGGCAGATCaagtgctgctgtgctctctggaTGCGGCTCCACGCTGCCGAGAACTCTCTCGCAAGCAAATCCCCGGACAGCCAAACCCTCAGAGGGGCCACCAGGGACAGCAATCCAGGGCAAGCCGCGGACAGCCAAACCCTCAGAGTGGCCACCAGGGATGGCAATCCAGGGCAAGCCGCGGACAGCCAAACCCTCAGAGGGGCCACCAGGGACGGCAATCCGGCACGCGCCTGTAGCACAGCCGTCAAGAGACTAACAGATGGCGAGACGATGAGTTCCTGTTGA
- the LOC118792265 gene encoding zinc finger protein 878-like gives MERTADYKLKKEMLLSGPKMGTASEQNEEKGFILGWSIVIPVNIILNSGNEEEEHHAIDHGAEGIKTEKHEGWQHEWDSTEAERKPCIDREESKEVSHCVSGAVVEDGDGCPFSAAEDVKPLALCVCQVTGDEWKLLQQHRQVHSKPPLRCGLCPCPGGGSQALKCHAATHVEKEALRCELCGSSLFATDPAEFVPVKPEDPVVKSKACETPLCVPAKSPHHKSGTGRGGAEYTCKECPYTTNSSYNLSCHARTHSGERPFQCPRCARCFRTRSTLNRHRRSRRCRDRGKPSLMPARLAQREKLTLWECGDCEYSTVNGYNFKVHQRIHSDERPYRCNRCESAFRTQSHLYRHERCHQRPASAPGFLGH, from the exons GTTGGAGTATAGTTATTCCAGTCAATATTATACTGAATAGTGGTAATGAAGAAGAGGAGCATCATGCTATCGACCATGGAGCAGAGGgcataaaaacagagaaacatg AGGGGTGGCAGCATGAATGGGAcagcacagaagcagagagaaagccaTGCATAGACAGGGAGGAATCCAAAGAGGTCAGCCACTGTGTTTCTGGAGCAGTGGTGGAAGATGGCGACGGCTGTCCGTTCAGTGCTGCGGAGGACGTGAAGCcgctggctctgtgtgtgtgtcaggtgacgggggatgagtggaagcttctgcagcagcacaggcagGTTCACTCGAAGCCCCCGCTGAGGTGTGGTCTGTGCCCGTGTCCCGGGGGTGGGTCGCAGGCTCTGAAATGCCACGCAGCGACACATGTAGAGAAGGAGGCTCTCAGGTGTGAGCTCTGTGGCTCCTCCCTCTTCGCCACCGACCCGGCGGAATTCGTGCCCGTGAAACCCGAAGACCCTGTTGTGAAGTCCAAAGCGTGTGAGACCCCTCTGTGCGTCCCCGCTAAGAGCCCCCACCACAAGAGCGGCACAGGCCGCGGGGGGGCCGAGTACACCTGCAAGGAGTGCCCATACACCACCAACAGCTCGTACAACCTAAGCTGCCACGCCAGGACTCACAGCGGGGAGAGGCCCTTCCAGTGCCCCAGGTGCGCACGCTGCTTTCGAACCCGCAGCACCCTCAACCGGCACAGGAGGTCACGGCGTTGCCGGGACAGGGGCAAGCCCTCCCTTATGCCCGCCCGCCTGGCACAGAGGGAGAAGCTGACCCTGTGGGAGTGCGGGGACTGCGAATACTCCACCGTTAATGGCTACAACTTCAAGGTGCACCAGCGGATCCACTCCGACGAGAGGCCGTACAGGTGCAATAGGTGCGAGAGCGCGTTCCGAACGCAGAGCCATCTGTACCGTCACGAGAGGTGTCACCAGAGGCCCGCCAGCGCGCCAGGTTTTCTTGGCCATTGA